A single genomic interval of Pyruvatibacter sp. HU-CL02332 harbors:
- a CDS encoding ABA4-like family protein has protein sequence MDFESVFSAVGLLAMLGWLTLVISPLIPIWSDRIAGLIAPVLLAATYVAFLLLVPSENGGGFGSFAEVKQLFTNPGAVMAGWIHFLAFDLLIGAWICRTARRENIPFWMALPCLPATFLFGPAGFLLFTAVRGIKRMTGPAAPTAA, from the coding sequence ATGGATTTTGAAAGTGTGTTCTCGGCTGTTGGCCTGCTCGCCATGCTTGGTTGGCTCACCCTGGTGATCTCGCCGCTCATTCCGATCTGGTCAGACCGTATCGCAGGCCTGATTGCGCCCGTGCTCCTTGCCGCCACCTATGTGGCCTTCCTGCTGCTCGTCCCGTCTGAGAACGGCGGTGGCTTCGGCAGCTTTGCGGAAGTAAAGCAACTCTTCACAAATCCCGGGGCTGTCATGGCCGGATGGATCCACTTCCTCGCCTTTGACCTTCTCATCGGCGCATGGATCTGCCGCACCGCGCGGCGTGAAAACATCCCCTTCTGGATGGCACTGCCCTGTTTGCCGGCAACCTTCCTGTTTGGACCAGCCGGGTTCCTCCTGTTCACAGCCGTTCGCGGGATCAAGCGGATGACAGGCCCAGCGGCACCTACAGCGGCGTAA
- a CDS encoding MarR family transcriptional regulator, with amino-acid sequence MEDSRVINALRLLQSADDIRARLAGEFSAVHGLSVNEFFLLMHLDHAPAHRLSRVELAKRMYVSASTVTRMVAPMEKLGMVDREADARDARLAFVVLSDAGRRKLSEARETFAKHAGYVFEDRWDESDLTQLSQLLSRLVAGSASSLT; translated from the coding sequence ATGGAAGATAGTCGCGTCATCAATGCCCTGCGCCTGCTGCAATCCGCAGACGATATCCGGGCCCGGCTTGCGGGCGAGTTCTCAGCCGTTCACGGCTTGTCGGTGAACGAGTTCTTTTTGCTCATGCATCTCGACCATGCGCCCGCGCACCGGCTATCGCGGGTGGAGCTGGCCAAGCGGATGTATGTCAGTGCTTCCACGGTGACCCGCATGGTGGCGCCGATGGAGAAACTGGGGATGGTCGACCGCGAGGCGGATGCCCGTGATGCAAGACTGGCTTTTGTCGTTCTCAGTGATGCCGGTCGGCGAAAACTCAGCGAGGCGCGCGAGACATTTGCCAAACACGCGGGATACGTCTTTGAGGACCGCTGGGATGAAAGCGACCTGACGCAGTTGTCACAGCTGCTCTCCCGGCTTGTTGCAGGAAGCGCCAGCAGTCTGACCTGA